The sequence ATCCCCGTGTCGTTTACTTAGCTTTGCTTTATCATGCCCTAGTATTAATGATAAGTGACCGAAGTATGGTAGATCGAATCCAAGAGCATTATAGACCATAACTTGTCTTGGTGTATTAGATAAATGATCTTCTCCCCGTAATACATGAGTTATATCCATCAAGTAATCATCAATTGCACAAGCAAAGTTATAAGAGGGCAACCCATCACTCTTAATTATTATAAAATCCCCGATACCATCACTTTCAAAGTTTACATTGCCTTTCACAAGGTCACAGACTTGTATATCTTTTCCCTTTGGAACTTTAAATCTAATGACAGGAGTTCGACCTTCATTTTCACACCTTTGTCTCTCTTCTTCAGTTAACTCTGCGCATCTTCCATCATAACGAGGCATCTCACCTCGAGATTTTTGTTCTTCTCTCATTTTTTCTAAATCTTCTTCAGAGCAGTAACAGTAGTAAGCATCACCAGATTCTAAAAGTTTATCAGCATATTCACGGTAGATATCTTTTCGTTCACTTTGACGATAGGGACCATAATCCCCCCCTGTTTGAGGTCCTTCATCCCAGCCTAACCCTAACCATTTCAAGGCATCGAAAATTATTTGTTCATATTCTTCCACAGACCTAGCGGCATCAGTATCCTCAACTCTAATTATAAATTCCCCGTTTATATTTCTAGCATATAACCAATTAAACAACGCAGTACGTATATTTCCAATATGAATTTTCCCCGTAGGGCTCGGTGCAAATCTTAAACGTGGTTTTGTAGACACAATCATTCCTCCTATGCATATATCATTATAAAATAATCTTTTATGTAGCTCTCGTAATTTTACCACAATTATTCTTTTTGTAGCAAAACAATTGTTTGTGCCATAATACCCTCTTTTTTTCCGACAAAGCCTAACCCTTCAAAGGTAGTTGCCTTCACACTTATTTTTTCAACTTTAACATCAATCACTTCAGAAATCTCTTTTCTTATTTGTGGTATATAAGGTGCAAGTTTTGGACGTTCTGCCATAATTGTACTATCTAAATTAACTAGGGTATACCCATGAGACTTTATTTGTTCATAACACCTTTTTAATAACACTTTACTATCTATACCTCGGTACTGTTCGTCAGTATCCGGAAAGTGTTTACCAATATCTCCTAAAGCTAATGAACCAAACAAAGCATCCATGATAGAGTGAATTAACACATCTGCATCAGAATGGCCTACTAAACCATATTCACTTGGTATTTCAATACCACCAAGCACTAACTTATCCTCTGACGAAAGTTTATGTACATCTATTCCCTGTCCAATGCGCAAATTAAGACCCCCGTTCTTTCAATATTTCCTTTGCAACAATTAAATCCTCTGGTGTAGTTATTTTGATATTCTGATAGTCGCCTTGAACAACATCAACATTATGCCCTAACATTTCCACCAAATAAGAATCATCTGTACCAATCATTCTTTTTTTAAAGGCATTTTCATAAGCTTTAATTATCAACTCTTTATCAAACACTTGCGGTGTTTGAACATATACAAGCTGGTCTCGAGAGAGTGTTTTCTCAACTGTATTGCTATTTTTATTTATCATTTTAATAGTATCCTTAACAGGTACTGCTGAAATAGCGCTTTTACTTTCACTTGCAACACCTATCGTTTGATATATAACATCTTCAGAGACGAGAGGTCTTGCTCCATCATGGATCACAACCATTTCTACCTCCTCCGATACTAATTTCAACCCTTCAAAAACTGAATGCTGCCGTTCTTTTCCACCAGAAATAACCTTGACTTCTGGGTGTTTTTCTGAAATATAAGGTTTAACAACTTCGTCTTCACAAAATTGTTGTTCTCCATCAGCTACCACTAGTATAATTTCTTTAATAAAAACACAAGTAAGGCGGGCAAAAACCCGCCATGTGTGACTCAATATTGGTTCCTCATTTAACATGAGATATTGTTTGTTTTGTGATGATTTCATCCGTTTTCCCTGTCCTCCGGCAGGAAGCACTACAGAAATTATTTTGTTATCCATAACGCACTCTCCCTAAGCATGACTTCTATCTAATTGATATTTAGGTTTCGCAAATATCATTCTGCCAGCTGCTGTTTGTAACACACTTGTGACCATAACTTCTAATTGTTCACCAATATGTCTCCTTCCACCATCTACAACAATCATTGTACCATCATCAAGGTAAGCAACACCTTGACCTGCCTCTTTACCGTCTTTTATAATTTTAACATCCATTTCTTCTCCTGGTAATACAACTGGTTTTACTGCATTAGCCAATTCATTTATATTAAGAACTGGTACACCTTGAAGCTCTGATACTTTATTTAGATTATAATCATTAGTAATAACCTTTCCATCAAGTTCCCTGGCTAACTTTACAAGTTTACTATCTACTTCTGTTTCATCAACATCACCATCGAAAATTTCAACATCGATTGATTCTTCTTTTTGCATCTTATTTAAAATATCAAGACCTCGTCTCCCTCGATTTCTTTTTAACAAGTCAGATGAGTCAGCTATATGTCTTAATTCTTCTAAAACA comes from Natranaerobius trueperi and encodes:
- the gltX gene encoding glutamate--tRNA ligase, producing the protein MSTKPRLRFAPSPTGKIHIGNIRTALFNWLYARNINGEFIIRVEDTDAARSVEEYEQIIFDALKWLGLGWDEGPQTGGDYGPYRQSERKDIYREYADKLLESGDAYYCYCSEEDLEKMREEQKSRGEMPRYDGRCAELTEEERQRCENEGRTPVIRFKVPKGKDIQVCDLVKGNVNFESDGIGDFIIIKSDGLPSYNFACAIDDYLMDITHVLRGEDHLSNTPRQVMVYNALGFDLPYFGHLSLILGHDKAKLSKRHGDTFIGDYQEKGYLPEAIMNFLALLGWSPEGEEELFAKEQLVEKFDINRVAKSAAVFDVSKLNWMNSHYIKNTEGERLLELSKKYLLESNVVDEQDEIEANKDWYISALNLVKEKVYILSEIPEQMKIFEGDTLKLEDKELQVLSGDNVVELLKTVKDKLLELESFDPKSIKKTINEAGKLVGVKGKQLFMPVRVAVSGQTHGPEIDQLISLLGRNKIEKRIDSVIEQIQK
- the ispD gene encoding 2-C-methyl-D-erythritol 4-phosphate cytidylyltransferase, yielding MDNKIISVVLPAGGQGKRMKSSQNKQYLMLNEEPILSHTWRVFARLTCVFIKEIILVVADGEQQFCEDEVVKPYISEKHPEVKVISGGKERQHSVFEGLKLVSEEVEMVVIHDGARPLVSEDVIYQTIGVASESKSAISAVPVKDTIKMINKNSNTVEKTLSRDQLVYVQTPQVFDKELIIKAYENAFKKRMIGTDDSYLVEMLGHNVDVVQGDYQNIKITTPEDLIVAKEILKERGS
- the ispF gene encoding 2-C-methyl-D-erythritol 2,4-cyclodiphosphate synthase codes for the protein MRIGQGIDVHKLSSEDKLVLGGIEIPSEYGLVGHSDADVLIHSIMDALFGSLALGDIGKHFPDTDEQYRGIDSKVLLKRCYEQIKSHGYTLVNLDSTIMAERPKLAPYIPQIRKEISEVIDVKVEKISVKATTFEGLGFVGKKEGIMAQTIVLLQKE